The genomic window ATGGGATATGTTGTTCAGAAAAGGGGTGTTCAAGCTGCCGTTGAGCCATTTGTTTTATGTGCTGGGAGAAAAATAGGGAATCGGGTGTGTTTTTGAAATTAACTACCATATAATGAATAAGTTTTTGCTTTTAAAAAACCGACCCCAACTTTCATTGCAGCATAATATTTGGTAAATCGGATGAACCACCGGAGCCGACTTCTCATGGGCAATCCGTAATCTTTCAAAAAAAGCCACGAATACCTTGTGACAGCTTCGATCATTCCAGCGGGTGGATCAAGAATCTCAATTCGGTCAGGGAAATCTATAAGTTTCTCATGATCAATAAACGCTTTCAGACGTATTGCGGACAATTGACGCAAATATATCAGAGAAATAAAAGTAATATAATCTTTGTACCGGTTTTTATGGATATAATTAGCATCCGGTCTTACTTTCCCGTCGATAAAATGGCGATGATCAAATTTTATATTGTTTAAAAAATAAATTCTGTTCTTTCCAAGATGCTTTAGCCTTGTAAAAATATCAAAGATATGGTCATCAATGAACAAAGCATCGTACTGCTTTGGATACGGTTGAGAGAGAATTTCACAGGTTTTTCTCGACATGACAGGAAAGGTGGACAAGTTTGCCTTTTCCATATCATCGGGATAGACCAGATAAACTTCATCATAGATGTTTTCGGCCAATTTGCGGATAATCTCGTCCCATCCCGGTGTGCAAACCACCAGATCATCATTTATTAACATGATAATATCACCTGAAGAAGCTTCTAAGCTTCTGGTATTTAACTCTCCCATTGTCGCTTTAGGTCCAACGATTTTAATTAAATTAAGCCTGTTGTCTTCTATACTATGGCTTTGAAAGTCATCATCATCAAGACATAAAACAATTTCTAAATTATCTTTATCGGCAGTATGTTTTACTATACTTTCAAATAACCTTTTTACTAAAAACAGTCTATTTCTTGTGGGGAGTAATAAAGAAATTTTTTTGGGCGATTTTAATTGCATATTTTCTCCCCTAATAGGGACTTTGAGTATGGTATCATCATCTTTTCATTTCATTAAA from Desulfotignum phosphitoxidans DSM 13687 includes these protein-coding regions:
- a CDS encoding glycosyltransferase family 2 protein — protein: MQLKSPKKISLLLPTRNRLFLVKRLFESIVKHTADKDNLEIVLCLDDDDFQSHSIEDNRLNLIKIVGPKATMGELNTRSLEASSGDIIMLINDDLVVCTPGWDEIIRKLAENIYDEVYLVYPDDMEKANLSTFPVMSRKTCEILSQPYPKQYDALFIDDHIFDIFTRLKHLGKNRIYFLNNIKFDHRHFIDGKVRPDANYIHKNRYKDYITFISLIYLRQLSAIRLKAFIDHEKLIDFPDRIEILDPPAGMIEAVTRYSWLFLKDYGLPMRSRLRWFIRFTKYYAAMKVGVGFLKAKTYSLYGS